The window GCGGTTGGCCGACCAGGGCATCGGGTGCACCGTCGTCGACCCGCGCTGGGTCAAGCCGGTCGACCCCGCGCTGGTCGATCTCGCCCGCGACCACCGCCTGGTCGTGCACCTGGAGGACAACGGCATCGCCGGGGGCTGTGGTGCGGCGCTGCTGCAGACCCTCAACGCCGAGGACGTCACCACTCCCGTACGCCTGCACGGTGTCCCACAGGAGTTCTTGGACCACGCCAAGCGCGCGGCGATCCTGGAACGCATCGGTCTGACCGCGCAGTCGATCGCCCGTGGCATCGTCGAAGAACTGGCCACCGCCGGGGTCGAAACCGGTCAGCCTGTCCGCAGTTGAGGGGCCGGCCTGGCGCACCGATTGGTAACCCCTAAAGTCAGCGGAATGGACGTCTTCCGCACCAAATCGATCGAACACTCCCTGGCGGATACCGAAGACCCGGAGTTCAAACTCAAGCGCAGCCTGACCGCGCTGGACCTCACGCTTTTCGGTATCGGCGTGATCATCGGTGCGGGCATCTTCACGCTGACCGGCAAGGTGGCCCACGCGTACGCCGGTCCTGCCGTGGTGTTCTCCTTCGTGATCGCCGCGTTGTGCTGCGCACTGGCGGCACTGTGCTACGCCGAGTTCGCCTCGACCGTGCCGGTCTCCGGCTCGGCCTACACGTTCTCGTACGCCACCATGGGCGAGTTGATCGCGTGGATCATCGGCTGGGATCTGATCTTGGAGTTGCTCCTGGGCGCCTCGGTCGTGGCGCAGGGCTGGGCGTCGTACTTCGAACTGTTCCTGAGCGAGATCGGCATCACCTGGCCCGAGCACCTGGGCTATGGCGACACCTTCAACCTGGCTGCCTTCCTGCTGGTCGTCGTCCTCACGATCCTCGTGGCGGTCGGCATCAAGGAGTCGATGCGCGTCAATCTGGTCCTGGTCGCGATCAAGCTCTTCATCGTGCTCTTCGTGATCTTCGCCGGCCTGGCCTACATCAACACCGACAACTACACGCCCTTCGTGCCGAAGTCCGAACCCGGTCAGACCGCGAACGGCTGGCTGCACACTCCGCTCCTGCAGATCGTCACCGGAGCCCCGAGCGTCTTCGGAGTGGCAGGCGTGATGTTCGCGGCCTCGTTGGTCTTCTTCGCCTATATCGGCTTCGACGTGGTCGCCACCACGGCCGAGGAGGCGGCCAACCCGCAGAAGGACCTGCCCAAGGGCATCATCTGGTCGCTGGTGATCTGCACGATCCTCTATATGGCCGTCGCGCTGGTCATCACCGGGATGGTCAACTACAAGGACATCAACCCCGATGCGGCCCTCGCTTCAGCCTTCGTGGATCAGGGCAAGGACGGGTACGCCACCTTGATCTCCACCGGTGCCGTGGCCGGTCTGACCACGGTGGTGATGACGCTGATCATCGGCGCCACGCGGGTGCTGTTCGCGATGAGCCGCGACGGGCTGCTCCCGGTCCGTTTCGGACACGTGAACGCCAAGACCGGCACCCCGGTGGCGATCACGCTGGTGATCGGCACGCTGGTGGCGCTGGTGGCGTCCCTGACACCGATCGGCAAGCTCGAAGAGATGGTCAATATCGGGACGCTCTCGGCGTTCGCGCTGGTCTCGATCGCGGTCCCGATCCTGCGCAAGCGTCGCCCCGACCTGGAGCGCTCGTTCCGGGTGCCGTTGTCACCGTGGCTGCCCTGGGCGTCGGCGGCGATCTGCGTCTTCTTGATGTTGAACCTCACGGCCGAGACCTGGCTGCGATTCCTGATCTGGATGGCTCTGGGCTTCTTGATCTACTTCCTCTTCGGTTACCGCCACAGCCGCGTCGGCAAGGGGGAGGGGATCCCGGCTCACGACTACTCGGTCGGCTGAGTCCCAGGTTCGTCGCGCTCCGAGCGCCACTAGGCTGGGCGGGTGAGTAATCGCCTCGTGCACATCGTCGACGACGTCCCCGCGCTGGACGATCTGCCCGATCTGTCCCTGATTGTTGCGCTGCACGGATTCCTCGACGCGGGCAATGCCGCCAACGCCGCCTGTGACCACCTGGAGAGCGTCTCGGACGGTCACCACGACTCCGGCAAGGTCGTCGCGACCTTCGATGTGGACCAGTTGCACGACTATCGCGCGCGCCGGCCCGCGATGACCTTCAGCCGCGACCACTACGAGGACTACGACGCCCCGCGTCTGGTCTGCCGACTGCAACGCGACACGGCCGGCACCCCCTACCTGTTGTTGCGCGGCCCCGAGCCGGACAACCGCTGGGAGGGCTTTTGCGAAGCCGTACGCGAGGTCGTACGCCGCTTCGACGTGACTCGCGTGGTCAGCATCGGCGCGGTGCCGATGGCCGTCCCGCACACCCGCCCGATCGCGATCACCCCGCACGGCAACCGCCCCGAGTTGATCACCACCCCCTCGCCGTGGCAGAGCGAGTTGCGCATCCCGTCCAGCGCACAGGCGTTGCTCGAATTGCGGCTGGGGGACTGGGGGCACGATGCACTCGGCTATGTCGCGCACGTCCCGCACTACCTGGCGCAACTCGACTATCCGGTGGCGGCATTGGCGCTGGTCGAGCATCTCGAACGCGGTGCCCGCCTGACCGTGGATCTGAGTGACCTGCGCGCTGTCGGCGAGGAACGCGAGGCCGAGATCGCGCGCTATCTGGCGGCCAACGAGGAGGTGGAGGAGGTCGTACGCGCCTTGGAACAGCAGTACGACACCTTCCGCGAGGCCGAGGAGTCGGGTCGCAGTCTGCTCGCCAGCGACGAACCGTTGCCGACCGGGGACGAGATCGGGCGTCAGTTCGAGCAGTTCCTGGCTGGCCTCGAAGAGCCGGGTGACGCCACCGACGACTCCTGGGAGCGCTGATGTCGGGCTCTGCGGCCGAACTGCTGGCGCTGCTCGACCTCGAAACGCTGGACACCAA of the Nocardioides sp. genome contains:
- a CDS encoding PAC2 family protein, whose protein sequence is MSNRLVHIVDDVPALDDLPDLSLIVALHGFLDAGNAANAACDHLESVSDGHHDSGKVVATFDVDQLHDYRARRPAMTFSRDHYEDYDAPRLVCRLQRDTAGTPYLLLRGPEPDNRWEGFCEAVREVVRRFDVTRVVSIGAVPMAVPHTRPIAITPHGNRPELITTPSPWQSELRIPSSAQALLELRLGDWGHDALGYVAHVPHYLAQLDYPVAALALVEHLERGARLTVDLSDLRAVGEEREAEIARYLAANEEVEEVVRALEQQYDTFREAEESGRSLLASDEPLPTGDEIGRQFEQFLAGLEEPGDATDDSWER
- a CDS encoding amino acid permease, which gives rise to MDVFRTKSIEHSLADTEDPEFKLKRSLTALDLTLFGIGVIIGAGIFTLTGKVAHAYAGPAVVFSFVIAALCCALAALCYAEFASTVPVSGSAYTFSYATMGELIAWIIGWDLILELLLGASVVAQGWASYFELFLSEIGITWPEHLGYGDTFNLAAFLLVVVLTILVAVGIKESMRVNLVLVAIKLFIVLFVIFAGLAYINTDNYTPFVPKSEPGQTANGWLHTPLLQIVTGAPSVFGVAGVMFAASLVFFAYIGFDVVATTAEEAANPQKDLPKGIIWSLVICTILYMAVALVITGMVNYKDINPDAALASAFVDQGKDGYATLISTGAVAGLTTVVMTLIIGATRVLFAMSRDGLLPVRFGHVNAKTGTPVAITLVIGTLVALVASLTPIGKLEEMVNIGTLSAFALVSIAVPILRKRRPDLERSFRVPLSPWLPWASAAICVFLMLNLTAETWLRFLIWMALGFLIYFLFGYRHSRVGKGEGIPAHDYSVG